The genomic stretch CGGCACTTGAGGAATACGGATTACGCTGCATGGTTCTGCTCGCGAAGAGAGCTGAATCCAGCAACCCCGTGACGCTCGCGGAGATCGGAGAGCATGAAGGGCTCTCGGTCGCATACGCAGCCAAGCTCCTCTCAATCCTGCGAAAAGCAGAATTGGTCAGTGCAGTCAGAGGTAGAAACGGCGGATACGTGCTCTCAAAATCACCGGAGGACATCGTCCTCAAGGAAGTAATCGATGCGCTCGGAGATCCGGTCTTCAGTGCGGCACACTGCAGCAAGTTCACAGGTGTCGACAGCACATGCATGCACATATCCAATTGCAGTGTGCGAAACGTCTGGAGAGGATTCGACAAGATAATCGGACGCCTCCTCGACAAGATCACTCTGGCTGACATCATCTCCGGTGGTTACGACATGGCAAAAACATATAGTCTCAGCATAGAGGAGAGAAGTCAGGCAACATAGGAAGCAATATGTACGAATATGAGATTCATCTGTAGTGATTGGAAAATAAACAAGAGGTAGCAATGAATAAGAACAATGCAGTATTCTCTTTGAGAGACATACATGTTAGAGTCGAGGACAAGGAAGTTGTCAAGGGAGTAACTCTCGACATCAACCCCGGCGAAAAGCATGCAATCATGGGGCCCAACGGCTCCGGCAAGTCGAGTCTTGCCAATGCGCTGGCAGGTCATCCATCGTATGAGATAACCTCCGGTGAAGCGTACATCGGAGGCCGGAACCTGCTCGACATGGATTCCACCGACAGGTCGCTGGCGGGTCTCTTTCTCGCATTCCAGTATCCGATGGCCATTCCCGGTGTCACGGTCTCGAATTTTCTGCGGGCAGCCGTTAAGGCAAGGGCTAATGGAGATGAGACAGTGCTCAAGAATTTCAGGAAAGAGCTGAAGAAGAAATTCGAACTTCTCGAAGTCGATCAGTCTTTCGCCACACGGTATATCAACGAAGGCTTTTCCGGTGGCGAGAAGAAGCGTCTCGAAATTCTGCAGTTGTCGATGCTTGACCCGAAGATTGCCATTCTCGATGAAACCGACAGCGGTCTCGATATCGATGCACTGAAAATCGTCTCGGCAGGAATTAACGCATACGCGAATGACACTAACGGCATTCTCCTCGTGACGCACTATCAGCGAATTCTCGATTATGTGAAGCCGGACAGGGTGCATGTGATGATGAATGGCCGCTTCGTGCACTCCGGTGGAGCCGATCTCGCATTACAGCTCGAGAAAGAAGGCTATGACTGGCTGAAAGAGAGCAGTGATCAGAAGGTAGGTGTGTAGCATGGC from Candidatus Zixiibacteriota bacterium encodes the following:
- a CDS encoding Rrf2 family transcriptional regulator, translating into MKVTALEEYGLRCMVLLAKRAESSNPVTLAEIGEHEGLSVAYAAKLLSILRKAELVSAVRGRNGGYVLSKSPEDIVLKEVIDALGDPVFSAAHCSKFTGVDSTCMHISNCSVRNVWRGFDKIIGRLLDKITLADIISGGYDMAKTYSLSIEERSQAT
- the sufC gene encoding Fe-S cluster assembly ATPase SufC, with the translated sequence MNKNNAVFSLRDIHVRVEDKEVVKGVTLDINPGEKHAIMGPNGSGKSSLANALAGHPSYEITSGEAYIGGRNLLDMDSTDRSLAGLFLAFQYPMAIPGVTVSNFLRAAVKARANGDETVLKNFRKELKKKFELLEVDQSFATRYINEGFSGGEKKRLEILQLSMLDPKIAILDETDSGLDIDALKIVSAGINAYANDTNGILLVTHYQRILDYVKPDRVHVMMNGRFVHSGGADLALQLEKEGYDWLKESSDQKVGV